From a region of the Daphnia magna isolate NIES linkage group LG1, ASM2063170v1.1, whole genome shotgun sequence genome:
- the LOC116929638 gene encoding G-protein coupled receptor dmsr-1 yields the protein MQLFVSSSETGGVGGGWDDQIVALLNQTMSNETSWPTDEEFLLMMTNNLSAVTTGISSSSSSPPAAKLYCGEGLEAFRRSYLIMHGYISLMVCLFGMMANTLNIIVLTRMDQRISPTNAILTGLALADNLVMIEYIPFTMHMYILRERPVYERFSYPWTVYVLIHAHVTQVFHTISIWLTLLLAVWRYLSVAHPLRSRDWCTLDRALLAILLAYVCSPLVCIPLYLTYTIQEQPYRSPASSLTVNGTGIASPDVPMNHTLYVLGTSELARANESLLENINFWTYSVVVKLIPCVALTFFSFRLISALVSAKERRQNLKSSNTNSSKKNLPAGGCEPERSVSGIERHAPPTGPAAGSGSEKHDRTTRMLLAVLVLFLVTEFPQGILALLSGILGDAFFTNCYRHLGELTDILALINGAINFILYCVMSRQFRQTFSRIFRPRLLDKWTADPLSATRGSNSLANNQNNRLTVRPIPPQQQQQPPQHSIVNLLSPDPCPV from the coding sequence ATGCAACTGTTTGTGTCGTCGTCGGAAACGGGTGGAGTGGGTGGCGGTTGGGACGATCAAATAGTTGCGCTGTTAAACCAAACAATGTCGAACGAAACGAGTTGGCCTACTGACGAAGAATTCCTTCTGATGATGACCAACAATCTGAGTGCAGTGACGACCGGAATCTCCAGCTCATCGTCATCGCCTCCGGCTGCTAAGCTCTACTGCGGCGAGGGATTGGAAGCTTTCCGAAGATCCTACCTCATTATGCACGGCTACATCAGCCTGATGGTGTGCCTCTTCGGCATGATGGCCAACACTCTCAACATCATCGTACTGACCCGGATGGATCAACGCATCTCACCCACCAACGCCATTTTGACTGGCTTAGCTCTGGCTGATAATCTCGTCATGATCGAGTACATTCCGTTCACCATGCACATGTACATCCTGCGTGAGCGGCCCGTTTACGAGCGGTTCAGCTACCCGTGGACGGTCTACGTCCTCATTCACGCTCACGTTACGCAAGTCTTTCACACCATTTCCATCTGGTTGACGCTGTTGCTGGCCGTTTGGCGCTACTTGTCCGTCGCTCATCCGCTGCGTTCGCGGGACTGGTGCACCCTCGACCGCGCCCTTCTGGCCATCCTGTTGGCGTACGTCTGCTCACCGCTGGTCTGCATCCCGCTCTACTTGACGTACACGATCCAGGAGCAGCCGTATCGGTCGCCGGCCAGCAGTTTGACGGTGAACGGGACGGGAATTGCATCGCCGGACGTGCCGATGAATCACACGCTGTACGTCCTTGGAACCAGCGAACTGGCCAGGGCCAACGAGAGCCTCCTGGAGAATATCAATTTCTGGACGTACAGCGTTGTCGTCAAGCTCATCCCTTGTGTGGCATTGACTTTCTTCAGTTTCCGGCTGATTAGCGCGTTGGTTAGCGCTAAGGAACGCCGTCAGAATCTTAAGAGCAGCAACACGAATTCGTCGAAGAAAAACCTTCCGGCAGGCGGATGTGAGCCGGAACGATCCGTTTCGGGGATCGAGAGGCATGCACCGCCGACTGGACCGGCAGCTGGAAGCGGTTCGGAGAAACACGACCGGACTACGCGAATGTTGTTAGCCGTTCTGGTTCTGTTCCTCGTGACGGAATTCCCGCAAGGCATTTTGGCTCTTCTCAGCGGCATCCTGGGAGACGCTTTCTTCACCAACTGCTACCGTCACCTGGGCGAGCTGACAGACATCCTGGCGCTCATCAACGGCGCCATCAATTTCATCCTTTATTGCGTCATGAGCCGTCAATTCCGGCAGACGTTTAGCCGCATCTTCAGGCCGCGTTTGCTCGATAAATGGACAGCCGATCCGCTGTCGGCTACGCGCGGATCCAATTCGCTGGCCAACAACCAGAATAACAGGCTGACAGTTCGCCCAATTCCgccacaacagcaacaacaaccaccGCAACATTCGATCGTCAATCTGCTCAGTCCCGACCCTTGCCCAGTGTGA